One genomic region from Desulfatibacillum aliphaticivorans DSM 15576 encodes:
- a CDS encoding minor capsid protein, with protein MPSDLKERIQAATLKSLKSRNRYNDSITAQLTQSLNKAEQEVAQAILKYRSLGSLPDNKLAALKGLEKLQEELNEILSQLKRDQTVVFRKSTKDAFKGGIAQGITELTSASLPFYADIKPDGIDKLATKVFSIVDTNALDFMTQYNMTLAGDVNRELADGIKRVIMQGIIEGKGTDEIVRDLGRVVIYKDSFKQAGTKVFSKAQYRMEMIARTEVLRAHNMGRLKFHQHVGIEKLEWMTMGDERTCPVCGPLNGKTFPIDKFPGQPTHPFCRCTNLPVLSDIKLKNI; from the coding sequence ATGCCCTCCGACCTTAAAGAGCGCATTCAGGCGGCAACGCTCAAGAGCCTGAAATCCCGCAATCGTTACAATGATTCCATTACCGCCCAACTGACTCAGTCCCTCAACAAGGCTGAACAGGAAGTGGCTCAGGCCATTTTGAAATACCGCAGTCTGGGATCTCTGCCGGACAACAAGCTTGCTGCTTTGAAAGGTCTGGAAAAGCTGCAGGAAGAGCTGAACGAGATACTGAGCCAGTTGAAGCGGGACCAGACGGTTGTTTTCCGCAAAAGCACCAAGGACGCGTTCAAAGGTGGCATTGCTCAGGGCATCACCGAGCTGACATCCGCATCACTGCCTTTCTATGCCGACATCAAGCCTGATGGCATCGACAAACTGGCAACCAAAGTATTCTCCATCGTCGATACCAATGCCCTCGACTTCATGACCCAGTACAACATGACGCTGGCCGGTGACGTAAATCGGGAACTGGCCGACGGCATAAAGCGCGTCATCATGCAGGGAATAATAGAAGGAAAAGGTACGGATGAAATTGTCCGGGACCTCGGACGGGTTGTCATCTACAAAGACTCCTTCAAGCAGGCCGGAACAAAAGTCTTCAGCAAGGCGCAGTACCGTATGGAAATGATCGCCCGGACCGAGGTGTTGCGGGCGCACAACATGGGGCGACTCAAGTTTCACCAGCATGTCGGAATTGAAAAGCTGGAGTGGATGACCATGGGTGACGAGCGGACCTGTCCGGTCTGTGGTCCGCTCAATGGTAAAACCTTCCCAATTGATAAATTTCCGGGGCAACCGACACATCCATTCTGCAGATGCACCAACCTTCCTGTGTTGAGTGATATCAAGCTGAAAAATATTTGA